In one window of Mercurialis annua linkage group LG4, ddMerAnnu1.2, whole genome shotgun sequence DNA:
- the LOC126679281 gene encoding 2-C-methyl-D-erythritol 2,4-cyclodiphosphate synthase, chloroplastic has protein sequence MATHICTSYSPITANTITTNTNTNTKVFSVPLQSKNAKNPNFSLSLSTKTRLSISAVAGNSALQVDEPTTSSKGPKSLPFRIGHGFDLHRLEPGYPLIIGGINIPHERGCEAHSDGDVLLHCVVDAILGALGLPDIGQIFPDSDPKWKGAASSVFIKEAVRLMHEAGYDIGNLDATLILQRPKLSPHKEVIRSNLCELLGADPSVINLKAKTHEKVDSLGENRSIAAHTVVLLMKK, from the exons ATGGCCACTCACATATGCACCTCATATTCACCAATCACAGCCAACACAATCACCACCAACACCAACACCAACACCAAGGTTTTTTCTGTTCCATTGCAGtccaaaaatgctaaaaatccaaacttttctctgTCTTTAAGCACCAAAACCAGGCTCTCCATATCAGCTGTTGCAGGAAATAGTGCACTTCAAGTTGATGAACCCACCACTTCTAGTAAAGGGCCAAAGTCTTTGCCTTTTAGAATTGGGCATGGGTTTGATCTTCATAGATTAGAGCCTGGTTACCCTTTGATTATTGGTGGTATTAATATTCCCCATGAACGAGGCTGTGAGGCTCACTCTGATG GAGATGTGCTGCTGCACTGTGTTGTTGATGCAATATTGGGTGCACTAGGGTTGCCTGATATTGGTCAGATATTCCCTGATTCTGATCCTAAGTGGAAGGGGGCAGCATCATCTGTTTTTATAAAAGAAGCT GTAAGACTCATGCATGAGGCTGGCTATGACATAGGAAACTTGGATGCCACCTTGATTCTTCAAAGACCAAAACTTAGTCCTCACAAGGAAGTTATAAGATCCAATTTGTGCGAGCTGCTCGGGGCCGACCCTTCGGTTATAAATCTGAAAGCAAAAACACATGAGAAGGTTGATAGTTTAGGTGAAAACAGAAGTATTGCAGCTCATACTGTGGTTCTTCTTATGAAGAAGTAA
- the LOC126679088 gene encoding DET1- and DDB1-associated protein 1, with protein MGSLLGDWPSFDPHNFSQLRPTDPSNPSKTTPATYHPTHSRTLPPPDQVIKTEAKNILLRKFYEQAEEKLRPKRAASENLIPEHGCKQPRASTSC; from the exons ATGGGCTCTCTGCTGGGTGACTGGCCTTCTTTTGACCCGCATAACTTTAGCCAACTTAGACCCACTGATCCTTCTAATCCTTCT AAAACGACACCTGCTACTTACCATCCTACTCATAGCCGGACTCTGCCACCGCCTGACCAAG TGATTAAAACTGAAGCCAAAAATATTCTTCTGAGGAAGTTTTATGAGCAAGCTGAAGAGAAG TTGAGACCGAAAAGAGCCGCTTCGGAAAATTTAATACCAGAGCATGGATGCAAGCAGCCTAGGGCTTCTACCTCATGCTAA
- the LOC126678184 gene encoding G-patch domain-containing protein 1, protein MAAPEAPLNYVGVARASPAFRLMKQMGWEEGEGLGKDKQGIKGHVRVKNKQDTAGVGVEKPNHWAFDTTQFDSILKRLKVQAAQPSKEVSEENDTEEKTESGVASDRQEKVVKVTRPQGRYARRERGKLVQAYSLKDLEGILVKKVQESSDTETDNKVDKEVPSAETNETEALYRSACRAKAVSQDWWGYKTGFVSGGFLGAQNKRKSNRHRNGENNNERTAFHEEDQENLYKLVQDNATSGKQGLGIRTQPKKIAGVHYQGKKTSFGGSDDEDSFDEDMDSADYDSSVEEKHHGASAMDGDEKTPNNGNTTDLNSSGKRKRDDTPDIENNEQKVKLKKLCKRILRQVSGKSLKLKKLKLLIEEHSSSVFSSFSSKKDAIAYLKQKLEESAKFSIDGKRVTLTHRMA, encoded by the exons ATGGCCGCACCTGAAGCCCCTCTGAACTATGTAGGCGTCGCTAGAGCATCCCCTGCTTTCCGCCTCATGAAGCAAATG GGTTGGGAAGAAGGAGAGGGGCTAGGGAAAGACAAACAGGGGATCAAAGGACATGTTAGAGTCAAAAATAAGCAGGATACTGCAG GCGTTGGTGTTGAGAAGCCAAATCATTGGGCATTTGATACTACTCAATTTGATAGTATTCTCAAGAGATTGAAAGTG CAAGCAGCTCAGCCATCCAAGGAAG TTAGTGAGGAGAACGATACGGAGGAAAAAACAGAGAGTGGAGTAGCTAGTGATCGTCAAGAGAAAGTTGTTAAGGTTACTCGGCCACAAGGAAG ATACGCGAGAAGAGAGAGAGGGAAGCTTGTCCAAGCATACTCTTTAAAGGATCTTGAAGGAATTTTA GTCAAAAAGGTTCAAGAGTCATCAGACACTGAGACAGACAATAAGGTAGATAAAGAAGTTCCGTCTGCAGAGACAAATGAGACTGAAGCTTTGTATCGTTCAG CATGCAGAGCCAAAGCTGTGTCTCAGGATTGGTGGGGATATAAAACCGGATTTGTATCAGGAGGTTTTCTTGGAGCACAAAATAAAAGGAAATCTAACAGGCATAGGAATGGTGAAAATAACAATGAAAGGACTGCTTTCCATGAAGAAGATCAAGAAAACCTCTACAAACTTGTCCAA GATAATGCCACATCTGGAAAGCAAGGACTGGGAATTAGGACTCAACCAAAGAAAATAGCTGGTGTTCATTATCAGGGCAAAAAGACATCATTTGGTGGCAGTGATGATGAGGATTCTTTTGATGAAGACATGGATTCGGCTGATTATGATTCCTCAGTTGAAGAAAAACATCATGGTGCCTCAGCAATGGACGGTGATGAAAAAACCCCTAATAATGGGAATACTACTGATTTAAATTCTTCTGGAAAACGGAAACGAGATGATACTCCAGATATAGAAAATAATGAACAAAAGGTGAAGTTGAAAAAGCTGTGTAAGCGGATTCTCCGTCAG GTTTCTGGCAAGTCACTAAAGCTAAAAAAGCTTAAACTTCTTATTGAAGAACATTCGTCTTCTGTTTTTTCCAGTTTCTCTTCAAAAAAAGATGCTATTGCTTACTTGAAACAAAAG TTGGAAGAGAGTGCGAAGTTTTCTATAGATGGTAAAAGAGTGACCCTCACACACAGAATGGCCTGA